From the Myxococcales bacterium genome, one window contains:
- a CDS encoding methyltransferase domain-containing protein, with the protein MIRRLADRFDVDLSYYLSGGSLLLIDQGVGMVTGLATAWCFSTYAPKTTYGAYGYIGAIVGMLSLIALPGVSQAIQRSAARGFDGAFAIGMRQRLKAGGVASVILLLLGAIFFLSGQQANAVGALVASVLFPFAYAMDDYRSVLFGKQRFGLYLALHTMLQVAVAAGTIAAILLSFSFPAILFANMASRAVVNGAWWLAVQKTVIANRKVDADFRRYGWNLSLVGIVGGISYHLDRVIVGATLGLETMAAYELSFRLTEPLRSLGVFLNKLVFPRAVKVSGAAVARRFLSRTFIMSAGLAGLGVIGVWLCGPAIRLVFPNYPEAIGMTRWMIWSALISIVLIYLETYYLAQERFVRTYYAVSALRPIGIIVLLPFFIARWGAYGAIGAKLLVRVFEAVFLVAKLTADWLLLWREEAIEKPGSLPLGPQEWGRCPLCGDPATRPRWTVRDRLHGLPGRFSLVQCRGCGLLRLQPRLTANAVGLYYPPDYGAHRQERPAALGRGRTHRWRRLWVEWLLAGRPGPGEIGWRRAALTWPARLFGLTAAARFNPFAYPGEGRRLLDIGCASGDFLVEMRALGWDASGVEFAESAAATARERGLTVTVGSFPEVAGALPGAYDLIAMRQVVEHLSDPAAALRQVRELLAPSGALLLATPLADGWLARAAGRYWYPLDPPRHTMVFDRRQLAALLRIAGFRVAALLDHSSTTSWTRSLDYWLADLPWNARPPRVDRSRLLHRLLAGPTRLSDWFGRGDGGIVLAVRDDAPAAGWAPREIQEGRVR; encoded by the coding sequence ATGATCCGCCGGCTCGCCGATCGCTTCGACGTGGACCTGTCCTACTACCTGTCGGGCGGTTCGCTGCTGCTCATCGACCAGGGAGTCGGCATGGTCACCGGCCTGGCGACCGCCTGGTGCTTCTCGACCTACGCGCCGAAGACGACCTACGGCGCCTACGGCTACATCGGCGCGATCGTCGGCATGCTGTCGCTGATCGCCTTGCCGGGCGTCAGCCAGGCGATTCAGCGTTCGGCGGCGCGCGGCTTCGACGGCGCCTTCGCGATCGGCATGCGCCAGCGCCTGAAAGCGGGCGGCGTCGCCAGCGTGATCCTGCTGCTGCTCGGGGCGATCTTTTTCCTCAGCGGCCAGCAGGCGAACGCGGTGGGCGCGCTGGTGGCGTCGGTCCTTTTCCCCTTCGCCTACGCGATGGATGATTACCGCAGCGTGCTGTTCGGCAAGCAGCGCTTCGGGTTGTACCTGGCGCTGCACACGATGTTGCAGGTCGCGGTGGCCGCCGGGACGATCGCGGCGATCCTGCTGTCGTTTTCCTTCCCGGCGATCCTGTTCGCCAACATGGCCTCGCGGGCCGTGGTCAACGGCGCCTGGTGGCTGGCGGTGCAGAAGACGGTGATCGCCAACCGCAAGGTGGACGCCGATTTTCGGCGTTACGGTTGGAACCTCAGCCTCGTGGGCATCGTCGGCGGCATCAGCTATCACCTGGATCGCGTGATCGTCGGCGCGACCCTCGGCCTGGAAACGATGGCCGCCTACGAGTTGTCGTTCCGCCTGACCGAGCCGTTGCGCTCGCTGGGCGTTTTTCTCAACAAGCTGGTGTTTCCGCGCGCGGTGAAAGTCTCCGGCGCGGCGGTGGCGCGACGGTTCTTATCGCGCACGTTCATCATGAGCGCCGGCCTGGCGGGCCTGGGCGTGATCGGCGTCTGGCTTTGCGGGCCGGCGATCCGCCTGGTGTTTCCCAATTACCCCGAGGCGATCGGCATGACGCGCTGGATGATCTGGTCGGCGCTGATCTCGATTGTGCTGATCTACCTCGAAACCTATTACCTGGCGCAGGAACGTTTCGTCCGCACCTATTACGCGGTCAGCGCCTTGCGGCCGATCGGGATCATCGTCCTGCTGCCGTTTTTCATCGCCCGCTGGGGCGCCTACGGCGCGATCGGCGCCAAGCTGCTGGTCCGCGTGTTCGAGGCGGTTTTCCTGGTCGCCAAGCTGACCGCCGACTGGCTGCTGTTGTGGCGCGAGGAAGCCATCGAAAAGCCGGGTTCGTTGCCGCTCGGCCCGCAGGAATGGGGGCGCTGTCCGTTGTGCGGCGACCCCGCAACCCGGCCGCGCTGGACCGTCCGCGACCGCCTGCACGGCCTGCCGGGCCGCTTCTCGCTGGTGCAGTGCCGCGGCTGCGGCTTGCTGCGCCTGCAACCGCGCCTGACGGCGAACGCCGTCGGGCTTTATTACCCGCCGGATTACGGTGCGCACCGGCAGGAAAGGCCGGCGGCGCTGGGGCGGGGGCGCACGCATCGCTGGCGGCGGCTCTGGGTGGAATGGCTGCTGGCCGGCCGGCCGGGGCCGGGAGAAATCGGCTGGCGGCGCGCCGCGCTCACCTGGCCGGCCCGGCTGTTCGGGTTGACCGCGGCGGCGCGGTTCAATCCATTCGCGTATCCCGGCGAGGGCCGGCGCCTGCTCGACATCGGTTGCGCCAGCGGCGATTTTCTGGTGGAAATGCGGGCGCTCGGCTGGGACGCGAGCGGCGTCGAATTCGCCGAGAGCGCGGCGGCGACGGCGCGCGAACGGGGCCTGACGGTCACCGTTGGTTCGTTCCCCGAGGTGGCCGGGGCGCTGCCGGGCGCTTACGATCTGATCGCCATGCGGCAGGTCGTCGAGCATTTGTCCGATCCGGCGGCGGCGTTGCGGCAGGTCCGCGAACTGCTGGCGCCGAGCGGCGCGCTGTTGCTGGCGACGCCGCTGGCCGACGGCTGGCTGGCGCGCGCGGCCGGAAGATACTGGTATCCGCTCGACCCGCCGCGGCATACGATGGTGTTTGATCGCCGGCAACTGGCGGCGCTATTGCGGATCGCCGGTTTCCGGGTGGCGGCGCTGCTGGATCATTCCAGCACCACGTCCTGGACCCGCAGCCTCGACTATTGGCTGGCGGATCTGCCGTGGAACGCCCGCCCGCCGCGGGTCGACCGGTCGCGGCTGCTTCATCGGCTGCTGGCCGGACCGACGCGGCTGAGCGACTGGTTCGGGCGGGGTGACGGCGGTATCGTGCTGGCGGTGCGCGACGACGCGCCGGCGGCCGGCTGGGCGCCGCGCGAGATTCAGGAAGGAAGAGTGCGATGA
- a CDS encoding glycosyltransferase family 4 protein — translation MRAAKRPKILFLANWPRTTREPERFAFFAHWRSRPLVRFFGTFALGPVTRFEKQTLRFYLLQPLAALFLAPFYDAVVAFSSQSGLPFALLLRLCFWMRTRLIVFDVESFGRAERGVKLALTRFAARRIDWVVYAASGQAAYYDRHFPFLAARRSFVPIGIGGYEKRQPDDAGRDGPVVVPGKHGAAFRDWATFLRAAATIGDAVEFVIVGRDELPAAERDGVPIPPNVRLLPYVPLDRLQEILETARFVVLPLPDRAQSLGQLTILFAMAMGRAVVAARTVGVRDYLREGETGLGYRPGDAAELADCLRRMLADPDRTIAWGRRARELYREEFGDERMGRRWEEIYCRVVGRTPPAD, via the coding sequence GTGCGAGCGGCGAAACGTCCTAAAATCCTCTTTCTGGCCAATTGGCCCCGGACGACGCGCGAACCCGAGCGGTTCGCGTTTTTCGCCCATTGGCGCAGCCGGCCGCTGGTGCGGTTCTTCGGCACATTCGCGCTCGGGCCGGTGACGCGGTTCGAGAAGCAAACGCTGCGTTTCTACCTGCTGCAACCGCTGGCGGCGTTGTTCCTGGCACCGTTTTACGACGCGGTGGTGGCGTTTTCCTCGCAGTCGGGCCTGCCGTTCGCGCTGTTGCTCCGGCTTTGTTTCTGGATGCGGACCCGGCTGATCGTTTTCGACGTCGAATCGTTCGGCCGCGCCGAACGCGGCGTCAAACTGGCGCTGACCCGCTTCGCCGCGCGCCGCATCGATTGGGTCGTTTATGCCGCCAGCGGCCAGGCCGCCTATTACGACCGGCATTTTCCGTTTTTAGCCGCCCGCCGTTCGTTCGTGCCGATCGGCATCGGCGGCTACGAAAAACGGCAGCCGGACGACGCCGGGCGCGACGGCCCGGTGGTCGTGCCGGGCAAGCACGGCGCCGCCTTTCGCGACTGGGCGACCTTTCTGCGCGCCGCCGCGACGATCGGCGACGCGGTCGAGTTTGTCATCGTCGGCCGCGACGAACTGCCCGCCGCCGAACGGGACGGCGTGCCGATTCCACCGAACGTTCGTCTGCTTCCTTACGTGCCGCTCGATCGCCTGCAGGAAATCCTGGAAACCGCGCGGTTCGTCGTCCTGCCGCTGCCGGATCGCGCCCAGAGCCTCGGGCAGTTGACCATCCTCTTCGCCATGGCCATGGGCCGCGCCGTGGTGGCGGCGCGGACGGTCGGCGTGCGCGATTACCTGCGCGAAGGCGAGACGGGCCTCGGCTACCGGCCGGGCGACGCCGCCGAACTGGCCGATTGCCTGCGCCGGATGCTGGCCGATCCGGACCGGACGATCGCCTGGGGCCGCCGCGCGCGCGAATTGTACCGCGAGGAATTCGGCGACGAACGGATGGGCCGCCGCTGGGAAGAGATCTATTGCCGTGTCGTGGGGCGGACACCGCCCGCCGATTAA
- a CDS encoding radical SAM protein produces MAVTLLGHEPELHDRLAGRAGSFAAADAELATAEAVRVALRRGNVFAAGAITSLALARRGGTADIASLDPHPAASLAERFETHLALLERLGAPHGVRFEVDDPLLRPLLAQVSRLANPATEPDLLRLLGVICDTVLIGPHWFVFEVVNRCNARCRYCNIHSPGRRPGRKFLAEQLPFEVFARTVADLARLGTDGITILANGEPTLHPDFDAMVRTAKAHGLRVNFFTNGLLLDEARAAAVLDSGADEMFCTISAATPRTYAALHAAVDEADWQTLRDNLRSFFARRRAGGKNQPTAAMVNVICGPNVREILAMIDLAADWGFDAFRAQLLRIDDYNRDLALSADDLTRLRAQLPEIAERCRRRGLSLWEGLAFQLQQAGNRPDRWSGDVFVEKGCFIGWALGLAKSNGDLSFCCTVKPVARLADGPFADLWRGPAYQRARLAAKNLRGAGEVTLRDGSRLYDEACHHCDNHDINARLHELLERYDLWRFLG; encoded by the coding sequence ATGGCCGTGACGCTGCTCGGCCACGAACCCGAACTGCACGACCGTCTGGCCGGCCGCGCCGGTTCGTTCGCGGCGGCCGACGCCGAACTGGCCACGGCGGAGGCGGTGCGCGTCGCGTTGCGCCGGGGCAACGTCTTCGCCGCCGGGGCGATCACCTCGCTGGCGCTCGCCCGCCGGGGCGGCACGGCGGACATCGCCTCGCTCGATCCGCATCCGGCCGCGAGCCTGGCCGAGCGGTTCGAAACGCATCTCGCCTTGCTGGAACGCCTCGGCGCGCCGCACGGCGTCCGCTTCGAAGTGGACGATCCGCTGCTGCGCCCGTTGTTGGCGCAGGTCTCCCGGCTGGCGAACCCGGCCACTGAGCCCGACCTGCTGCGTCTGCTGGGCGTCATCTGCGACACGGTCCTGATCGGGCCGCACTGGTTCGTCTTCGAAGTCGTCAATCGTTGCAACGCCCGCTGCCGCTATTGCAACATCCACTCGCCCGGCCGCCGTCCCGGCCGCAAATTCCTCGCCGAGCAACTGCCTTTCGAAGTATTCGCGCGGACGGTCGCCGATCTGGCCCGGCTGGGCACGGACGGCATCACCATCCTGGCCAACGGCGAGCCGACGCTGCACCCGGATTTCGACGCCATGGTCCGGACGGCGAAGGCGCACGGCTTGCGCGTCAATTTTTTTACCAACGGCTTGTTGCTCGACGAGGCGCGCGCCGCGGCCGTGCTCGACTCGGGCGCCGACGAAATGTTCTGCACGATCAGTGCCGCGACCCCGCGGACCTACGCCGCGCTGCACGCCGCGGTCGACGAGGCGGATTGGCAGACCTTGCGCGACAACCTGCGGTCTTTCTTCGCCCGGCGGCGCGCCGGCGGGAAAAATCAACCGACCGCCGCGATGGTCAACGTGATTTGCGGCCCCAACGTCCGTGAAATTCTGGCGATGATCGACCTCGCCGCCGATTGGGGATTCGACGCGTTTCGCGCCCAATTGCTGCGCATCGACGATTACAACCGCGACCTGGCGCTGTCCGCCGACGATCTGACCCGGCTGCGCGCGCAATTGCCCGAGATCGCCGAACGCTGCCGCCGCCGCGGATTATCCTTGTGGGAAGGCCTCGCGTTTCAGCTCCAACAGGCCGGCAACCGGCCCGACCGCTGGTCCGGCGATGTTTTCGTGGAAAAAGGCTGCTTCATCGGCTGGGCCCTGGGCCTGGCAAAATCGAACGGCGACCTGTCCTTCTGCTGCACCGTGAAGCCGGTGGCGCGGCTCGCCGACGGTCCGTTCGCCGACCTCTGGCGCGGCCCGGCCTACCAGCGCGCCCGGCTGGCCGCCAAGAATCTGCGCGGCGCCGGCGAGGTCACCCTGCGCGACGGCAGCCGCCTGTACGACGAGGCGTGCCATCACTGCGACAACCACGACATCAACGCGCGCCTCCACGAACTGCTGGAGCGCTACGACCTGTGGCGTTTCCTAGGTTAA
- a CDS encoding radical SAM protein, with translation MTEALFYADSPAENDSFAGAGAFAAAVAALRDGAPARLVPTPANFWRLGRTARLPLSLRGVGLALPDFQPADHQRLGEPFRRHLEELRARLAGTPVAVADPSPELNELLARYDAHLTPATRPNLLRLLGAVSDGCFIGPHTFHLDISNRCNTNCIFCGLHSPLLVQPKKPIRGRRFTEGWATRLVDLDLFTELVDDLAAIGTREDILFSGEGEPLLHPNFAELVRLVRGKDLSLTVFSNGLALDERFADLFVETDLNILYWSLSAATAATFARQQPAHGPEKYAAMLRQFADLVKKKRARRHKPYLIMAHVINRLNAHECEAAMDLAAEIGVDAVRYQVMHLCGDSMRDLLITPEQYAEARRQIERARLVAERHGIAVVANIDFQLARIGEVIGRPDGATPDLWSRDLYQNSGCLAGWFFSRSFTDGRISFCCHDKIVGSLRRGRFRDLWFAERYRKLRQAAKAFSAAVNPDLTDESCGGPLLGPDCDSCGNYEFINQALADLDRYGLRPFLRREPPAWP, from the coding sequence ATGACTGAAGCGCTGTTCTACGCCGACAGCCCGGCCGAGAACGATTCGTTCGCGGGCGCCGGAGCCTTCGCGGCGGCGGTGGCGGCGCTGCGCGACGGCGCGCCGGCCCGGCTCGTGCCGACCCCGGCGAACTTCTGGCGGCTGGGGCGGACCGCCCGCCTGCCGTTGTCGCTACGCGGCGTCGGCCTCGCCCTGCCCGATTTTCAACCCGCCGACCATCAGCGACTGGGCGAACCGTTCCGGCGGCATCTGGAGGAGTTACGCGCGCGCCTGGCGGGCACGCCGGTCGCCGTCGCCGATCCGTCGCCCGAATTGAACGAACTGCTGGCCCGTTACGACGCCCACCTGACGCCGGCCACCCGGCCGAATCTGCTGCGCCTGCTGGGCGCGGTGTCGGACGGCTGCTTTATCGGCCCGCACACCTTTCACCTGGACATCTCGAACCGCTGCAACACCAATTGCATTTTCTGCGGGCTGCACTCGCCGCTCCTGGTTCAGCCCAAAAAGCCGATCCGCGGCCGGCGCTTCACCGAGGGCTGGGCGACCCGGCTGGTCGATCTCGACCTCTTCACCGAACTAGTCGACGACCTGGCGGCGATCGGCACACGCGAGGACATTTTGTTTTCCGGCGAGGGCGAACCGCTGTTGCATCCGAATTTCGCCGAGCTCGTGCGGCTGGTGCGCGGCAAGGATCTGTCGCTGACCGTCTTTTCCAACGGGCTGGCGCTCGATGAACGGTTCGCCGACCTGTTCGTCGAAACCGACCTGAACATTCTGTACTGGTCGCTCTCGGCCGCCACCGCCGCGACCTTCGCGCGACAGCAACCGGCGCACGGTCCGGAAAAGTACGCCGCGATGCTCCGGCAGTTCGCCGACCTGGTCAAAAAGAAGCGGGCGCGGCGCCACAAGCCCTACCTCATCATGGCGCACGTGATCAACCGCCTGAACGCGCACGAGTGCGAGGCCGCGATGGACCTGGCGGCGGAGATCGGCGTCGACGCGGTTCGCTACCAGGTGATGCACCTGTGCGGTGATAGCATGCGCGATTTGTTGATCACCCCCGAGCAATACGCGGAGGCGCGGCGCCAGATCGAGCGGGCGCGGCTCGTCGCCGAACGGCACGGCATCGCTGTCGTCGCCAACATCGACTTTCAGTTGGCCCGGATCGGCGAGGTGATCGGGCGGCCCGACGGCGCGACGCCGGATTTGTGGAGCCGCGACCTCTATCAAAACAGCGGCTGCCTGGCCGGCTGGTTTTTCAGCCGTAGTTTCACCGACGGCCGGATCAGTTTCTGCTGCCACGACAAGATCGTCGGCTCGCTGCGGCGCGGCCGGTTCCGCGACCTGTGGTTCGCGGAGCGCTACCGCAAATTACGCCAGGCCGCCAAGGCGTTTTCAGCGGCGGTCAATCCCGACCTGACCGACGAAAGCTGCGGCGGGCCGTTGCTGGGGCCGGATTGCGACTCCTGCGGCAATTACGAGTTCATCAACCAGGCGCTGGCCGATCTGGACCGCTACGGTTTGCGGCCGTTTTTACGCCGGGAGCCGCCGGCATGGCCGTGA
- a CDS encoding radical SAM protein, with translation MSEPRRRNADLLATERAQGRTRLTALPVELQIEATNRCRRRCATCARSYYDAAANPLGDLTPALLDRLAEHFPLAERVLVGGYGEPLLAPLTAAIVARAAAAGCHTVLITGGGDLTAEKARELADVGLGELLLSVDAADDRGMLARRGVTLREVLDNLTFFRVLAPAARAGFNVTLQIDNLDELPRLIEFAAANGAGFVAVHHQKIYTRRQAGQSVLRFPDRAASVFAQAARLAREKNVELALPPLSGTAPCEQPYRLLAVRHDGWVQGCCSAMFVAPLPRVLLGRLPADDLLTLWNAPPLIAARQWTLGEGPADFPCAGCAFRVFTPAAHERFLDGC, from the coding sequence ATGAGCGAGCCGCGCCGCCGCAACGCCGACTTGCTGGCCACCGAACGCGCCCAGGGACGGACGCGCCTGACGGCGCTGCCGGTCGAGCTGCAAATCGAGGCGACCAACCGCTGCCGCCGGCGTTGCGCGACCTGCGCGCGATCCTATTACGACGCTGCCGCCAACCCGCTCGGCGACCTGACTCCCGCCCTGCTCGACCGCCTGGCCGAGCATTTTCCGCTCGCCGAGCGCGTGTTGGTCGGCGGCTACGGCGAGCCCCTGCTGGCGCCGCTCACGGCGGCGATCGTCGCGCGGGCGGCCGCCGCCGGCTGTCATACCGTGCTGATCACGGGCGGCGGCGACTTGACCGCCGAGAAAGCGCGCGAACTGGCCGATGTCGGGTTGGGCGAGTTGCTGCTGAGCGTCGACGCAGCCGACGACCGCGGAATGCTGGCCCGCCGCGGCGTTACCTTGCGCGAGGTGCTCGACAACCTGACGTTCTTTCGCGTCCTCGCGCCGGCCGCCAGGGCCGGCTTCAACGTGACGCTGCAAATCGACAACCTGGACGAACTGCCGCGCCTGATCGAATTTGCCGCGGCCAACGGCGCGGGCTTCGTCGCGGTCCACCATCAAAAAATTTACACGCGCCGGCAGGCCGGCCAAAGCGTGCTGCGTTTTCCCGACCGGGCCGCGTCGGTCTTCGCCCAAGCCGCGCGACTCGCCCGCGAAAAAAACGTCGAACTCGCTCTGCCGCCTTTATCCGGTACGGCGCCGTGCGAGCAGCCCTATCGCCTGCTGGCCGTGCGCCACGACGGCTGGGTGCAAGGCTGCTGTTCGGCGATGTTCGTCGCGCCGCTGCCGCGCGTGCTGTTGGGCCGGCTGCCCGCCGACGACCTGCTGACGCTGTGGAACGCCCCGCCGCTGATCGCCGCGCGGCAATGGACGCTGGGCGAAGGTCCGGCCGATTTCCCATGCGCGGGCTGCGCGTTCCGCGTATTCACGCCGGCCGCCCACGAGCGCTTTTTAGACGGGTGTTGA
- a CDS encoding ABC transporter ATP-binding protein gives MKAVEVRNLTKDYQIYSRRGQKFKELLTLNNRRYHEIKRALDDVNFTVEKGECLGVIGDNGSGKSTLLKILARTSFPTAGEIEIDGEVSYILDPATGFNPEFSGRQNVFTKCALLGLTTAQTEALFPVIHEFSGLGDRIDHPIKTYSTGMTVRLGFSVAIHVPFDVLLVDEVLSVGDYLFQRKCISAIRVFKDTEKTIIVSSHNLSEVAAFCDRILLLQEGRIGRLGRTEDVVAAYVRECNERYSRVDAAPLPVNDRELNGCAERLGKVTILDVAFLDGDGRETDTFQCGAPLTVRVRFSADEEIDNPCLRLQFLRNDGLLAAGTNTYRHDLNYGRMLGRYEARCTFPEMNLLKGEYYANIGIWPDEYQSFLVKTPYDIRQFLHVIKMESSRLDGGGIVRLVNRWELDKLDES, from the coding sequence ATGAAGGCGGTCGAAGTCCGCAACCTGACCAAGGATTATCAGATCTACAGTCGGCGCGGGCAGAAATTCAAGGAGCTGCTGACGCTCAACAACCGCCGCTACCACGAGATCAAGCGGGCGCTCGACGACGTCAATTTCACCGTCGAAAAAGGTGAGTGCCTGGGAGTCATCGGCGACAACGGCAGCGGCAAGTCCACCCTGCTGAAAATCCTGGCGCGCACGTCGTTCCCCACCGCGGGCGAAATCGAAATCGACGGCGAGGTCAGCTACATCCTCGACCCGGCCACCGGTTTCAATCCCGAATTTTCCGGCCGCCAGAACGTCTTCACCAAGTGCGCCCTCCTCGGGCTGACCACCGCCCAAACCGAGGCGCTGTTTCCGGTGATCCACGAATTCTCGGGGCTCGGCGACCGCATCGACCACCCGATCAAGACCTACAGCACCGGCATGACCGTGCGCCTGGGCTTTTCCGTGGCGATCCACGTGCCGTTCGACGTGCTCCTGGTCGACGAGGTGCTTTCGGTCGGCGACTACCTGTTCCAGCGCAAATGCATTTCCGCCATCCGCGTCTTCAAAGACACCGAAAAAACGATCATCGTTTCGAGCCACAACCTGTCGGAAGTCGCGGCGTTCTGCGATCGCATCCTGCTCTTGCAGGAAGGGCGCATCGGCCGGCTCGGCCGCACCGAGGACGTCGTCGCGGCGTACGTTCGCGAGTGCAACGAACGCTACAGCCGGGTCGATGCCGCGCCACTGCCGGTGAACGACCGGGAACTGAACGGCTGCGCCGAACGCCTCGGCAAGGTCACCATTCTGGACGTGGCCTTTCTCGACGGCGACGGCCGCGAAACCGACACGTTCCAATGCGGCGCACCGCTCACCGTGCGGGTACGCTTCTCGGCCGACGAGGAAATCGACAATCCCTGCCTGCGGCTGCAATTCCTGCGCAACGACGGCCTGCTGGCCGCCGGGACCAACACCTACCGGCATGATCTGAATTACGGCCGGATGCTCGGCCGCTACGAGGCGCGCTGCACGTTTCCAGAGATGAACCTGCTCAAGGGCGAATACTACGCCAACATCGGCATCTGGCCCGACGAATACCAGAGCTTCCTGGTCAAAACGCCTTACGACATCCGCCAGTTCCTACATGTGATCAAAATGGAAAGCTCCCGGTTGGACGGCGGCGGCATTGTGCGGCTTGTCAATCGTTGGGAACTGGACAAGCTGGACGAGTCATGA
- a CDS encoding radical SAM protein — MNRPLPNPDEIAGLLPADPAVRRLLREAADENRPEADRRADWRLLGALAGRALVGPRLVILDVVGRCNLNCVYCRDHSPYIQGREAWRDEEMPFDLARRLIDETAALGAEQLTVVGAGENLCHTRFVDLVVALKAAPLRFEMATNGLGWTAEVVDLFADAADAQINFSLSAATAETWAAFRPEMAPELFAPIEASIAALARRPGGPRVGIIHVLNKRNVREVLPMIRRAIELGADEVQYKLTEINEAARPLRLDAPEIESIRLEIREARRLATLAGVAIHDNIEFQLDHVEPESGLYTRGLYDRWPCFAGLEMLRIRRDGAISFCCGLKFLGDARRQSLADYWYGPESAAARRAALDFPRGGNLLLPAGNRLRDEECDYCYNYILNDQYRRRALAAGVWNALLERA, encoded by the coding sequence ATGAACCGCCCGTTGCCGAATCCCGACGAAATCGCCGGTCTCCTGCCCGCCGACCCGGCGGTGCGGCGCCTGTTGCGGGAAGCGGCCGACGAAAACCGGCCGGAAGCCGACCGCCGGGCCGATTGGCGCCTGCTGGGCGCGCTCGCGGGCCGGGCCTTAGTCGGGCCGCGTCTGGTCATTCTCGACGTGGTCGGTCGCTGCAACCTCAACTGCGTCTATTGCCGCGACCATTCGCCCTACATTCAGGGGCGCGAGGCGTGGCGCGACGAGGAAATGCCCTTCGACCTGGCGCGGCGGCTGATCGACGAAACAGCCGCGCTCGGCGCCGAACAGCTCACCGTCGTCGGCGCCGGCGAAAACCTGTGCCACACCCGCTTCGTCGACCTGGTCGTGGCGCTCAAGGCGGCGCCGTTGCGGTTCGAAATGGCGACCAACGGCCTGGGTTGGACCGCGGAGGTCGTCGATCTGTTCGCCGATGCCGCCGACGCGCAGATCAATTTTTCGCTCAGCGCCGCCACGGCCGAAACCTGGGCCGCGTTCCGGCCGGAAATGGCGCCGGAGTTGTTCGCGCCGATCGAGGCGTCGATCGCCGCCCTGGCCCGCCGCCCGGGCGGCCCGCGGGTCGGGATCATCCACGTACTCAACAAGCGCAACGTCCGCGAGGTGTTGCCGATGATCCGCCGCGCCATCGAGCTGGGCGCGGACGAGGTGCAGTACAAGCTCACCGAAATCAACGAGGCCGCGCGGCCGCTGCGCCTGGACGCCCCGGAAATCGAATCGATCCGGCTGGAAATCCGCGAAGCGCGCCGGCTGGCCACCCTGGCGGGCGTGGCGATCCACGACAACATCGAATTCCAGCTCGACCACGTGGAGCCGGAAAGCGGACTGTACACCCGCGGCCTCTACGACCGCTGGCCGTGTTTCGCCGGACTCGAAATGCTGCGCATCCGCCGCGACGGCGCGATCAGTTTTTGCTGCGGGCTGAAATTCCTCGGCGACGCCCGCCGGCAGTCGCTGGCCGATTATTGGTACGGCCCGGAATCGGCCGCGGCCCGTCGAGCCGCTCTGGACTTTCCCCGCGGCGGCAACCTGCTCCTGCCGGCCGGCAATCGGCTGCGCGACGAGGAATGCGATTACTGCTACAATTACATCCTCAACGACCAGTACCGGCGCCGCGCCTTGGCGGCCGGCGTCTGGAACGCATTGCTGGAGCGCGCATGA